A part of Halobaculum sp. MBLA0143 genomic DNA contains:
- a CDS encoding DEAD/DEAH box helicase, with product MTERAVAGGVDAFAALSEPVRAALSDRGFTTPTEPQRRAIPRLVDGSHGLVVAPTGTGKTETAMLPVFSALADAPPEGMGALYVTPLRALNRDMRERLEWWGETLDLDVQVRHGDTTDYRRQRQAEDPPDVLVTTPETLQAMLTGSKLRAALSDVAHLVIDEVHELAASKRGAQLTIAMERLRHLADDYQRIGLSATVGDPGEVGRFLTGDRGCEIVEIDAGSAVDFEVVSPEPTDADERLAGELATDAEIASHVRTIRDLVRDHESTLVFVNTRQTAEALGSRFKKLDEPIEVHHGSLSKEARIDVEDRFKAGEIDGLVCTSSMELGIDVGRVDHVVQYNSPREVTRLLQRVGRAGHRRDEVSSGTVVTEHPDDTLEAMAIARRAVDGEVETAGIHHASLDVVANQIVGVLMDREDGVGAREAYELLTRAYPFRDLTSEQFREVVRELAGNRVLWLDEERDRIETSGGTWQYFYRNLSMIPDEETYEVYDISSRRQIGTLDERFVVNFAEPGETFIQRGEMWRINDVDDDETRVNVAPIEDPAGEVPSWTGQEIPVPQGVAREVGEMRSVAAPQFAGGARPETVAGEFTSRYPTDEQTALTGLEQIQRHAETDHPVPTADRLVVEGRGRELTLNSPHGHEVNRTLGRLLSALIGQRTGSSVGMEADPYRIELEVPSRASPGTVIEILEETDPDHVEALLELALKNSDTLKFTLAHVAAKFGALKRYDADRRFGGDRLLSALEDTPVFDEAVREVFHTELAVDRTADLLGEIQSGEVEVVAARDHTPLGTGGRSSGRELLVPENADASVVETIKERVLSDRVILLCVHCEDWRSERTVGSVSDEPTCPDCGSTRIAALNPWDDETVEAVRTTDKDDEQERRTRRAHRAANLVQEHGRRAVIALAARGVGPTNAARVIGKLREDETEFYRDLLEQEREYARTQQFW from the coding sequence ATGACAGAACGCGCCGTCGCGGGGGGTGTCGACGCCTTCGCCGCGCTCTCTGAGCCGGTGCGGGCGGCGCTGTCGGACCGGGGGTTCACGACGCCCACGGAGCCACAGCGGCGTGCCATCCCGCGGCTCGTCGACGGCTCACACGGGCTCGTCGTCGCCCCGACGGGGACGGGGAAGACGGAGACCGCGATGCTGCCGGTGTTCTCGGCGCTCGCCGACGCGCCGCCGGAGGGGATGGGTGCGCTGTACGTCACGCCGCTCCGGGCGCTCAACCGAGACATGCGCGAACGGCTGGAGTGGTGGGGCGAGACGTTGGACCTCGACGTCCAGGTGCGACACGGGGACACGACGGACTACCGCCGGCAGCGCCAGGCCGAAGACCCGCCGGACGTGCTCGTCACGACGCCGGAGACCCTCCAAGCGATGCTGACGGGGTCGAAGCTCCGGGCGGCGCTCTCGGACGTGGCCCACCTCGTGATCGACGAGGTTCACGAACTGGCCGCGTCGAAGCGAGGCGCACAGCTGACGATCGCGATGGAACGGCTCCGCCACCTCGCCGACGACTACCAACGGATCGGACTGTCGGCGACCGTCGGCGACCCCGGCGAAGTGGGACGGTTCCTCACCGGCGACCGTGGGTGTGAGATCGTGGAGATCGACGCCGGCAGCGCCGTCGACTTCGAGGTGGTGTCGCCGGAGCCGACGGACGCCGACGAACGGCTGGCGGGCGAGCTCGCCACCGACGCGGAGATCGCCAGTCACGTCCGGACGATCCGCGATCTCGTCCGCGACCACGAGTCGACGCTCGTGTTCGTCAACACCCGCCAGACGGCAGAGGCGCTGGGGTCGCGGTTCAAGAAGCTCGACGAGCCGATCGAGGTCCACCACGGCTCGCTGTCGAAGGAGGCCCGGATCGACGTGGAAGACCGGTTCAAGGCCGGCGAGATCGACGGCCTCGTCTGCACCTCCTCGATGGAGCTCGGCATCGACGTGGGGCGTGTCGACCACGTCGTCCAGTACAACTCGCCGCGGGAGGTGACGCGACTGCTCCAACGGGTCGGCCGCGCCGGTCACCGTCGTGACGAGGTGTCCAGTGGCACCGTCGTGACGGAGCACCCGGACGACACGCTGGAGGCGATGGCCATCGCCCGCCGGGCGGTCGACGGCGAGGTGGAGACAGCCGGCATCCACCACGCGAGTCTCGACGTGGTCGCCAACCAGATCGTCGGGGTCCTGATGGACCGCGAGGACGGCGTCGGCGCCCGCGAGGCGTACGAGCTCCTGACACGGGCGTACCCGTTCCGCGACCTGACGAGCGAGCAGTTCCGCGAGGTGGTCCGGGAGCTGGCCGGCAATCGTGTGCTCTGGTTGGACGAGGAACGCGACCGGATCGAGACCAGCGGCGGCACCTGGCAGTACTTCTACCGCAACCTCTCGATGATTCCCGACGAGGAGACGTACGAGGTGTACGACATCTCCTCGCGCCGCCAGATCGGCACCTTAGACGAGCGGTTCGTCGTCAACTTCGCCGAGCCGGGCGAGACGTTCATCCAACGCGGCGAGATGTGGCGGATCAACGACGTGGACGACGACGAGACCCGCGTCAACGTCGCCCCCATCGAGGACCCCGCCGGCGAGGTGCCATCCTGGACCGGCCAGGAGATCCCCGTCCCGCAGGGCGTCGCCCGCGAGGTTGGCGAGATGCGGTCCGTCGCCGCCCCGCAGTTCGCCGGCGGCGCCCGCCCGGAGACGGTCGCCGGGGAGTTCACGTCGCGGTACCCCACCGACGAACAGACGGCGCTGACGGGGCTCGAACAGATCCAGCGTCACGCCGAGACGGACCACCCCGTCCCCACCGCCGACCGGCTCGTCGTCGAGGGACGCGGCCGCGAACTCACGCTCAACTCCCCACACGGTCACGAGGTGAACCGGACGCTCGGCCGCCTCCTGTCCGCGCTGATCGGCCAACGTACCGGCTCCTCGGTCGGGATGGAGGCGGACCCCTACCGGATCGAGTTGGAGGTACCCTCTCGCGCCAGCCCCGGCACCGTCATCGAAATCTTAGAGGAGACCGACCCGGACCACGTCGAGGCGTTGCTGGAGCTCGCCCTGAAGAACTCGGACACGCTGAAGTTCACGCTCGCGCACGTCGCCGCGAAGTTCGGCGCGCTCAAGCGCTACGACGCCGACCGTCGCTTCGGTGGCGACCGGCTGTTGTCCGCGCTGGAGGACACTCCCGTGTTCGACGAGGCCGTCCGCGAGGTGTTCCACACGGAGCTGGCGGTCGACCGCACGGCCGACCTGCTCGGGGAGATCCAGTCGGGGGAAGTCGAGGTCGTCGCCGCGCGCGACCACACCCCGCTGGGAACCGGTGGCCGATCCAGCGGCCGCGAACTGCTCGTCCCGGAGAACGCCGACGCGTCCGTCGTCGAGACGATCAAAGAACGCGTCCTCTCGGACCGCGTGATCCTCCTGTGTGTCCACTGTGAGGACTGGCGCAGCGAACGCACCGTCGGCAGTGTCTCCGACGAGCCCACCTGCCCGGACTGTGGCTCCACTCGAATCGCCGCGCTCAACCCCTGGGACGACGAGACCGTCGAAGCCGTCCGCACGACCGACAAAGACGACGAACAGGAACGGCGCACCCGCCGCGCCCACCGCGCCGCCAACCTCGTCCAGGAACACGGTCGACGCGCCGTGATCGCACTCGCCGCCCGCGGTGTCGGACCGACGAACGCCGCCCGCGTCATCGGCAAGCTCCGCGAGGACGAGACGGAGTTCTACCGCGACCTCCTAGAGCAGGAACGGGAGTACGCGCGGACACAGCAGTTTTGGTAA
- a CDS encoding FAD-binding domain-containing protein, whose translation MTNPDTVPTASQIHTVTDGEPGTVVWHREHLRIADQPAVARAADDDRLLPLFVFDPAFYGDRGMACDARIEFLHECLRDLDEQYHDVGGAGLTYAHGDPVAVIERFREAGWDVLAAESPTGRYGLERDERAREAGVEFVAGDGLVRDRERTRQDWSDEVESWLAADQYDWDPASVRLGRIDTEVTPASVAERYDLSPTKTKVPTGGTTAAREQLREFLGRIGSYPSNISSPTDARDGTSGLSPYLRFGCLSVRQVYQTVIQETPAGRGREMFVSRLFWNLHYRQKLADWPGWVDEAVNPVLRGFNADEHDPDLVAAWKAGETGFPMVDASLRCLRETGWLNFRMRALGVSAYYHLLQQPWWIGADYYHEHLIDSVAAINYTQWQYQCGLVGKPTVRLYNPIKQVRDQDPDGEFVRRWVPELRPLPDEHLPRPEKTPVSVQSECGVRIGEDYPRPVVEYEAAKERFWERYDAVKPEAAAALADETVADRASLSGGRAAARAIAEEHGETDAETGSQATLGGFE comes from the coding sequence GTGACGAACCCCGACACCGTCCCGACGGCCTCACAGATCCACACCGTCACCGACGGCGAGCCGGGGACGGTCGTCTGGCACCGCGAACACCTCCGGATCGCGGACCAGCCGGCCGTCGCCCGCGCGGCCGACGACGACCGACTCCTCCCCCTGTTCGTGTTCGACCCCGCCTTCTACGGCGACCGGGGGATGGCGTGTGACGCCCGGATCGAGTTCCTCCACGAATGTCTACGCGACTTGGACGAACAGTACCACGACGTGGGCGGCGCGGGGCTGACGTACGCCCACGGCGACCCGGTGGCGGTGATCGAGCGGTTCCGCGAGGCTGGCTGGGACGTGCTCGCGGCAGAGAGTCCGACCGGACGGTACGGGCTGGAACGTGACGAGCGCGCCCGGGAGGCGGGCGTCGAGTTCGTCGCCGGCGACGGACTGGTCCGGGACCGCGAGCGGACGCGGCAAGACTGGAGCGACGAGGTGGAGTCGTGGCTGGCGGCCGACCAGTACGACTGGGACCCGGCGAGCGTTCGACTGGGCCGGATCGACACCGAGGTCACGCCGGCGTCGGTCGCCGAGCGGTACGACCTCTCGCCGACGAAGACGAAGGTTCCGACCGGCGGGACGACGGCCGCCCGCGAGCAACTGCGGGAGTTCCTCGGCCGGATCGGCTCGTACCCGAGCAACATCTCCTCGCCGACGGACGCCCGCGACGGCACGAGCGGACTGTCGCCGTACCTCCGATTTGGCTGTCTGTCCGTCCGGCAGGTGTACCAGACCGTGATCCAGGAGACCCCGGCCGGTCGCGGCCGGGAGATGTTCGTCTCGCGGCTGTTCTGGAACCTCCACTACCGCCAGAAGCTGGCCGACTGGCCGGGGTGGGTCGACGAGGCGGTCAACCCGGTGTTACGGGGGTTCAACGCCGACGAACACGATCCCGACCTCGTCGCGGCCTGGAAGGCGGGCGAGACGGGGTTCCCGATGGTGGACGCGAGTCTGCGGTGTCTCCGGGAGACGGGCTGGCTCAACTTCCGGATGCGGGCACTCGGGGTGAGTGCCTACTACCACCTGTTGCAGCAGCCGTGGTGGATCGGCGCCGACTACTACCACGAACACCTGATCGACTCCGTCGCCGCGATCAACTACACCCAGTGGCAGTACCAGTGCGGGCTCGTCGGCAAGCCGACGGTGCGACTGTACAACCCGATCAAACAGGTGCGCGACCAGGACCCCGACGGGGAGTTCGTCAGGCGGTGGGTGCCGGAGCTGCGGCCGTTGCCGGACGAACACCTCCCGCGGCCGGAGAAGACACCCGTGAGCGTCCAGTCGGAGTGTGGTGTCCGGATCGGCGAGGACTACCCCCGGCCGGTCGTGGAGTACGAGGCCGCGAAGGAACGCTTCTGGGAGCGGTACGACGCGGTGAAGCCGGAGGCGGCGGCGGCGCTGGCAGACGAGACGGTCGCCGACCGGGCGTCGCTGTCGGGCGGCCGAGCGGCGGCGCGGGCCATCGCCGAGGAACACGGCGAGACGGACGCGGAGACGGGCAGTCAGGCGACGCTCGGCGGGTTCGAGTGA